The following nucleotide sequence is from Solidesulfovibrio carbinolicus.
TACGCCCAGGCCGACCTGCTGCGCCTGAGCGGGTTGGGGCGCGACTTCGATCTGGTGGAGTCTTCCGGCGTCCTGCACCATCTGGCCGATCCGGCCGGGGGCTGGCGGGCGCTTTTGCCGCTGGTGCGCCCGGGCGGGGTCATGCGCATCGGGCTTTACAGCCGCCTGGCCCGGCGCGGCATCGCCAAGGTGCGCCGGATGATCGCCGACCGGGGCCTGGACGCCACGCCCGAGACCATTCGGGCCTTTCGCCAGGAGCTTTTGGACATGCCCTGGGAACCGAGCTGGGGCCGCTTTCTGCTGGGGGATTTTTTCAGCGCCAGCGGTTGCCGGGATTTGCTGTTCCATGTCCAGGAACACTGCCTGGACCTGCTGGAGATCAAGACGTTTTGCCTGGAAAACGGCCTTCGTATCATTGGCCTGGAAGCCGAGCCGGAAGTTATTGCGGCCTACCATGCCCGCTTTCCGGACGATCCGGCCGCTGTCAATCTGAGCAACTGGCACGCCTTCGAGGCCGACAATCCGGACACGTTTCTCAACATGTACCAGTTCTGGGTGCAGCGGACGGCCTGATCCTCATGGATAAGTGGAAAGTCGCGCCGTCTGTCGCGCTGGATGGAGAGGCGAGAACGCACGACGGAGAGGACTGGATCGTGCGCGAGGCCGAGTTTCAGGAGGCGGGGGCCGTGGCGGAACTCGTCGCCCTGGCTTACGGCGACGTGGCCCGGCGTTTCGACCTTCACGCCGGCAACTGCCCGACTCATCCCTCGCTCATGACCCGGGAGCGCATCGAGCGCGGCATGGCGCTCGGCACGACCATGTTGCTGGCCTTCGACAGGGGGACGCTTTGCGGCTGCGTAGGCCTGCGCCAGCCGGTCGAGGGGGACAGCATCCTGGAACGACTGGCCGTGGCTCAGGCCTGCCGCCGCCTGGGGCTTGGCCGGACGCTGGTCGGCCGGGCTTGCTCCCTGGCCGGGCGGATCGGCGCGGGGCAGGTCGAAATCGGCATCATCGCCAAGCAGCACGAGTTGCGGCAGTGGTACGAAACCCTGGGGTTTCGGGCCGTGCGCACGGCGCGTTTCGAGTCTCTCCCCTTCGAGGTCCTTTATCTGCGAAAGGCCGTCGGGGCCAAGGCCCCGGGCTAGGGCGGCGCTTCGTGATCCGACCGGCCGGCGTGTTCCCGATGCGCCGAACACCGCCTAGGGCAGCACTTTTCCCGGATTCAGAAGCCCCGCCGGATCGAAGGCGGCCTTGATGCCGCGTTGCAGGGACAGGCTCCTCTGCGACAACTCCATGTCGATAAAGGGCCGCTTGGCGATGCCGATGCCGTGCTCACCGGACATGGTGCCGCCCAGGGCCAACACCTCGGCGATGAGATCCCTGGCCAGGGCCATGGCCCTGTCTCGGCTGCCGGCTTCGCCCGTGATGTTGACGTGGATGTTGCCGTCGCCGGCATGGCCGAAGGCGTAGACCCTAAGCCCATGGCGCTGCCCCAGGGCCGGCAAGGCGTCGATGAGGTCCGGGATGCGGGCGATGGGCACGGCTACGTCCTCGGACAGGTAAAAGGGCGCGCTCTCGTGGATGCGGGTGGAAATCTGGCGGCGAATGCCCCACAATTCCTCGCGCTCCTGGGCGTTTTGCGCCGGCAGCACGGCCAGCGCTCCGCCATCGCGACACACGGCCTCCATGCGCCCGATGTCCCGCGCCGCCTGATCCGGGTCGCCGTCGGCCTCGAAAAGGAGCAGAGCCGCTTCCGGACCGGGCAGCTCGAAAGGCAACAATTCGGCCACGATGCCCAGACACGCTCGATCCATAAGCTCCAGGGCGCAGGGCGAAACGCCGCCGGCCATCACCGCCGCCACCGCCGCCACGGCCGCGCGCGCGTCCGGAAAAAGCGCCGCCGCCGCCCGCACCTCGCGCGGATGCGGAATAAGCTTCACCGTCAGCTCGGTGATGATCCCCAGCGTCCCCTCCGACCCGACCATAAGCCCGGTCAGGTCGTAGCCCACCACGCCCTTGCGCGTGGCCGTGCCGCAACGCACCACCTCGCCGTCCGGCAAAACGGCCGTCAGCCCCAACACATAATCGCGGGTGACGCCGTATTTCACGCAGGCCGGACCGCCGGCGTTGGTGGCGGCGTTGCCGCCAAGGGTGCAGGTGGTCAGGCTGGCCGGATCGGGCGGATAAAAAAGCCCTGCCTCCTTGGCCGCCTGGCGCAAGGTCTGGGTCACCACCCCGGCCTGGACCGCGGCGCACAAATTGGCCGTGTCCAACAGCGTAATACGGGCCATGCGCGACAAATCGACCACCACGCCGCCCGCAACCGCCAGACAGCCGCCCGCCAGCCCCGTGCCGGCCCCGCGCGGCGTCACGGCAAAACCATGCCGGCCGGCCAGCACCATCAGCCGGCTCACGTCCCCGGCATCGGCCGGAAAAAACACCGCCTCGGGCGGAATGAGCAAACCGGCGTCGTCCTTGGCGGCAGCGTCCCTGGCCGCCTCGTCATAAACAAAGCCCGGCCCAAGTTCGCGCCCCAGCGCGTCCAGCAATGCGGCGTTCATGGTGTGTGTCCTTTAGGGAAGAGGGGAGGATGAGAAGAGGGGAAGAATAAGATGCCTCCGGCGGCTGGGGGCCTGAGGCCCCCAGACCCCCCGACTGAAGAAATTTTTCAGGGGGTTCGACGGCGATTGCAACACCCACGAGGGCCGACATATTCCCGCCCATCCCCCTTAAACCATTTGGGGGGTCCGGGGGCCTCAGGCCCCCGGCCGCCGGAGGCATTCTTCTCTTTCTCTCACTACTCGCGTTTGCTTTCGAAGCCTGGGATCTCCAGTTTCTTTTCGGCGATCTTGAGGAGGAACGAGGCGATGGTGACCAGGGCCAGGTAGTACAGCCCCACGACGATGAAGACTTCGGTATTGCGGAAGCTGGACTTGGCCAGGCTGCGTCCCATGCCGGTCAGGTCGCTGACGGTGATGATGGAGGCCAGGGACGAGTATTTGATGAGGTAGATGATTTCGTTGCCGCAGCCTGGCAGCGCCCGGCGGAAGGCCTGGGGCAGCACCACCGAGGTGACGGACTGGAAGGGCGTCATGCCCAGGGCCTGGGCGGCGCGCAGCTGGCCGCGCTTGATGGAAAGCAGCCCCCCCCGGATGTATTCGGACTGGTAGGCGCCGCTGCACAGGGCAAATCCGACGATGGCGGCCCACATGGGCGACAGCACCAGGGCGAAATCGCCGATGCGCACGTAGGGCAGGGCGAAGTACCAGAAGTAGAGCTGCACGACCAGCGGCGTGCCGCGAAACAGCGACACGTAGGCGTCAAGGGTCTTGACCACCGGGCGCGGACCGTAGACCCGCAGCGCGCCCACGGACACGCCGATGGCCACGCCGAAAAGCGAGGCCGGCACGATAAGCAGGATGCTGGTCCACAGTCCGGCGTCCAGGGCCGGGATGATGCGCTCCCAGGCAAAGGCGAAAAAATCGTCCATGGGCGTCCTTAGGCCCGGGGAGCCGGGGCGATTTCGCAGTGGCCGTCGCCGGCCAGTTCGCTGAGCTTGGCGCAAAACGACTGGGTGCGGCTGCCGGAGTCGCGGGCGAGCAGTTGGGAGGGCGCGCCGCGTTCCACGATGCGTCCGCGCTCCATGAACAGGAATTCGTCGGCCAGGGCGGCGGAAAAGCTGATCTGGTGGGTGGCCATGACCATGGTCATGCCGAGGTCGGCCAGATCGCGGATGACGGTGAGCACCTCGCCGATGAGTTCGGGGTCCAGGGCCGAGGTGGGTTCGTCGAGCAGCAGCACCTTGGGGTCCATGGCCAGGGCCCGGGCCACGGACACGCGCTGTTTCTGGCCGCCGGAGAGCTGGGCCGGGTAGAGGGTGGACTTGTCGGCCAGCCCGACCCGGGCGAGTTCTTCCATGGCCCGGTTGGTGGCGGCCCGCTTGTCCAGGCCCTTGACCTTCACAAGCGCCACCCGGACGTTTTCCAGGGCCGAGAGGTGGTCAAAGAGGTTGAAGTCCTGGAAGATCATGCCCACCTGCTGGCGCAGGGCCAGCAGTTCTTTTCTGCTTTTGCCGTCCACGGCCTTGCCGTCCAGGGAAATGGTCCCGGAGTCCGGGGGCGACAGGAAATTGATGCAGGATAAAAGCGTGGACTTGCCGGCTCCGGAGGGGCCGATGAGGACTTTTAAGTGCCCCTTTTTGACGGAAAACGAGACATCGTCCAGGATGCGCTGGCCGCCGATGGTCTTGACGATGTTCTCCACGCGCAAAATGACCGGATCGTCCATGCTACAGGCTTCCCTGGTGCGCGTATCCGGGGATGCGCACCTTGGCTTCGAGGCGTTTGAGGGTTTTGATGCCGGCCCAGGTGAGGAAGAAAAAGAGCGCTCCGGCCAGGATGGACAGGGGCAGCGGCTGGTGGGTGGTGGCGGCCACGGCGCGGGTGCGGGCCATGACTTCCAGGACGCCGATGGTAAAGGCCAGGGCGGAGTCCTTGAGCAGGATCGAATATTCGTTGGACCAGGCCGGGATGGCCAGGCGCAGGGCCTGGGGCAGGATGATGGTGCGGATGGCCACGGCGTCGCTCATGCCCAGGGCCCGGGCGGCCTTGAGCTGGCCGGCGGGCAGGCTGGCCATGGCCCCTCGGAAAATTTGCGACTGGTAGGCGGCGCTGGTCAGCCCCAGCACGATGACGGCCGAGAGGAATCCCGAGGACAGCGGCAGAAACGCCAGGGCCGGGATTTCGCTCAGGTAGGCCATGATGCCGAAATAAAAGAGGTAGAGCTGCACGAGGATGGGCACGCCGCGAAAGAGCCAAACGTAGCCGGCCACGGCCTTGCGGGTGAGCGGATGGCCGTAGACGTGGAGCACGGCCAGGGGCACGCCGAGGACAAAGCCCACGAGCATGGCTCCGAGAATAAGCCCTGCCGTCCACCACAGTCCGCCGAGAATGTAGGGCATGGCCTCCCAGCTGGCCTGCGCGGCGGTGATAAATCCTTCCATGAAATACGTCCGGGGGAGCGCCCCGGGCCGCGCGTAAGGCGCGTGGCCCGGGAGCGTTGCGGGAAAGCGGGCTTGCTAGATGCCGTACTTGGCCTTGAGTTCCTTCCAGTAGGGGTCGGCCATGAGGAGCTTGAGGCCCTCGTTGACCTTGGCCTGGAATTCCTTGTCTTCCTTGCGCATGGCGTAGCCGTACTTTTCGGGGGCGGCGTCGAAGGTGCCGGCGATCTTGAAGCCGGGGGCCTTCATGACTTCGGCGGCGATGGTGCTGTCCATGCCGGATCCGGCGATGCGGCCGATTTTCACGTCTTCCATGGACAGGTCGGTGGAGTCGTAGGGCACGAGTTCGAACTTGTAGCCGGGCTGGCCGACGAAGCCTTCGAGGAGCTTGGCGGTAACGGTGCCGCGCTGGACGCCGATCTTCTTGCCTGACTTGAGGATATCGGCAAAGGGCGTGGCTTCCTTGTC
It contains:
- a CDS encoding GNAT family N-acetyltransferase → MDKWKVAPSVALDGEARTHDGEDWIVREAEFQEAGAVAELVALAYGDVARRFDLHAGNCPTHPSLMTRERIERGMALGTTMLLAFDRGTLCGCVGLRQPVEGDSILERLAVAQACRRLGLGRTLVGRACSLAGRIGAGQVEIGIIAKQHELRQWYETLGFRAVRTARFESLPFEVLYLRKAVGAKAPG
- a CDS encoding FAD-binding oxidoreductase, with the protein product MNAALLDALGRELGPGFVYDEAARDAAAKDDAGLLIPPEAVFFPADAGDVSRLMVLAGRHGFAVTPRGAGTGLAGGCLAVAGGVVVDLSRMARITLLDTANLCAAVQAGVVTQTLRQAAKEAGLFYPPDPASLTTCTLGGNAATNAGGPACVKYGVTRDYVLGLTAVLPDGEVVRCGTATRKGVVGYDLTGLMVGSEGTLGIITELTVKLIPHPREVRAAAALFPDARAAVAAVAAVMAGGVSPCALELMDRACLGIVAELLPFELPGPEAALLLFEADGDPDQAARDIGRMEAVCRDGGALAVLPAQNAQEREELWGIRRQISTRIHESAPFYLSEDVAVPIARIPDLIDALPALGQRHGLRVYAFGHAGDGNIHVNITGEAGSRDRAMALARDLIAEVLALGGTMSGEHGIGIAKRPFIDMELSQRSLSLQRGIKAAFDPAGLLNPGKVLP
- a CDS encoding amino acid ABC transporter permease → MDDFFAFAWERIIPALDAGLWTSILLIVPASLFGVAIGVSVGALRVYGPRPVVKTLDAYVSLFRGTPLVVQLYFWYFALPYVRIGDFALVLSPMWAAIVGFALCSGAYQSEYIRGGLLSIKRGQLRAAQALGMTPFQSVTSVVLPQAFRRALPGCGNEIIYLIKYSSLASIITVSDLTGMGRSLAKSSFRNTEVFIVVGLYYLALVTIASFLLKIAEKKLEIPGFESKRE
- a CDS encoding amino acid ABC transporter ATP-binding protein — protein: MDDPVILRVENIVKTIGGQRILDDVSFSVKKGHLKVLIGPSGAGKSTLLSCINFLSPPDSGTISLDGKAVDGKSRKELLALRQQVGMIFQDFNLFDHLSALENVRVALVKVKGLDKRAATNRAMEELARVGLADKSTLYPAQLSGGQKQRVSVARALAMDPKVLLLDEPTSALDPELIGEVLTVIRDLADLGMTMVMATHQISFSAALADEFLFMERGRIVERGAPSQLLARDSGSRTQSFCAKLSELAGDGHCEIAPAPRA
- a CDS encoding amino acid ABC transporter permease, which produces MEGFITAAQASWEAMPYILGGLWWTAGLILGAMLVGFVLGVPLAVLHVYGHPLTRKAVAGYVWLFRGVPILVQLYLFYFGIMAYLSEIPALAFLPLSSGFLSAVIVLGLTSAAYQSQIFRGAMASLPAGQLKAARALGMSDAVAIRTIILPQALRLAIPAWSNEYSILLKDSALAFTIGVLEVMARTRAVAATTHQPLPLSILAGALFFFLTWAGIKTLKRLEAKVRIPGYAHQGSL
- a CDS encoding ABC transporter substrate-binding protein, whose translation is MRKRFGLLLAALAAFVLCFGGLAQAEEKVYVNGIDFGFPPFGFVDKAGKPTGFDVESLDWIAKKMGFKVKHQPMDWDGIIPALLAKKIDIIASGMSATAERAQKVDFSIPYYEVTQVLVVGDKEATPFADILKSGKKIGVQRGTVTAKLLEGFVGQPGYKFELVPYDSTDLSMEDVKIGRIAGSGMDSTIAAEVMKAPGFKIAGTFDAAPEKYGYAMRKEDKEFQAKVNEGLKLLMADPYWKELKAKYGI